Proteins encoded in a region of the Sphingomonas sp. HMP9 genome:
- a CDS encoding 8'-apo-carotenoid 13,14-cleaving dioxygenase: MDSPTAVIRRGAEIAVGAVAELSHQARSLIGTVAGAEHPFQSGVHEPMRDELTLTELSVTGTIPATLNGVYLRNGPNPIDPPTKGGHWFLGDGMIHGLELRNGRAISYRNRFVRSTKVSKHLGEAPAPGPRHGSDNVNTNVQSIGGRIYALCEAAAFPVELDRELGHQEHNPFDGTLKGSFTAHPHRDWSTGEHHAVAYEPNSPDKLRHVVLSDDGKVLRDLAIPVEDGPMAHDCALTKRYFVVLDLSVTFSMGSLLSGHKLPYRWNPKHQARVGLLPRDGGADSIIWCDLDPVFVFHVANAYDHPDGRVILDVVAYDRMFDTKAEGPDAVGRFERWTVDLLTRAVDRQVIDGNPQEYPRPDDRLWGQPYRYAYAISLPVSTNNFSGGTELYKHDLHTGAREIHDFGPGRFPGEFVFIPASADAAEDEGWLIGLVVDSNQQTTDLAILDARAITGEPVATIHLPHRVPPGFHGNWVPA; this comes from the coding sequence ATGGACTCGCCTACTGCCGTTATCCGACGCGGTGCTGAAATTGCCGTTGGTGCTGTCGCTGAACTCAGCCATCAGGCGCGTTCGCTAATCGGTACCGTGGCCGGGGCCGAACATCCGTTCCAGTCGGGCGTGCACGAGCCGATGCGCGACGAGCTGACGCTTACCGAGCTCAGCGTGACGGGCACAATACCTGCCACCCTGAACGGCGTGTATCTTCGCAACGGACCGAACCCGATCGACCCGCCGACCAAAGGGGGGCACTGGTTCCTCGGCGACGGGATGATCCACGGCTTGGAATTGCGGAACGGGCGGGCCATCTCCTACCGTAACAGGTTCGTGCGCTCCACTAAGGTAAGCAAGCATCTTGGGGAGGCTCCGGCGCCGGGGCCCCGGCACGGCAGCGACAACGTCAACACTAATGTCCAGTCGATCGGCGGCCGCATCTACGCGCTCTGCGAAGCCGCCGCCTTTCCCGTTGAGCTGGACCGTGAGCTAGGCCACCAGGAGCACAACCCGTTCGACGGGACGCTCAAGGGCTCGTTCACCGCCCATCCGCATCGCGACTGGTCTACCGGCGAGCATCATGCGGTCGCGTATGAGCCCAACTCGCCCGACAAGCTGCGGCACGTCGTCCTGTCAGACGATGGGAAAGTGCTGCGCGACCTCGCCATTCCCGTCGAGGATGGCCCAATGGCGCACGACTGTGCCCTGACGAAAAGGTACTTCGTCGTTCTGGACCTCTCGGTGACCTTTTCAATGGGGTCGCTGCTGTCTGGTCACAAGCTTCCGTACCGCTGGAACCCCAAGCACCAGGCTCGTGTCGGCCTGCTGCCTCGCGATGGTGGCGCGGACTCCATAATCTGGTGCGACCTCGACCCGGTGTTCGTATTCCATGTCGCCAATGCCTACGACCACCCGGACGGGCGGGTGATCCTCGACGTAGTCGCCTACGACAGAATGTTCGACACAAAGGCGGAAGGGCCCGATGCCGTCGGGCGGTTCGAGCGCTGGACGGTCGATCTCCTGACCCGCGCCGTGGACCGTCAGGTTATCGATGGCAACCCGCAGGAGTATCCGCGACCCGACGACCGGCTCTGGGGCCAGCCTTACCGCTACGCCTACGCGATCTCCCTCCCCGTAAGCACCAACAACTTCAGCGGCGGGACGGAGCTCTACAAGCACGACCTCCATACGGGTGCGCGGGAGATCCACGACTTCGGGCCGGGCCGATTTCCGGGCGAGTTCGTGTTCATTCCCGCCTCGGCTGATGCGGCGGAGGATGAGGGCTGGCTGATCGGGCTGGTGGTCGACTCGAACCAGCAGACGACAGACCTGGCCATCCTCGACGCGCGGGCGATCACGGGCGAGCCGGTGGCGACGATCCACCTTCCGCACCGGGTCCCGCCCGGGTTCCATGGCAACTGGGTGCCCGCCTGA
- a CDS encoding TetR/AcrR family transcriptional regulator, with protein sequence MPIKTYHHGDLRTALLDAGLKILSADPVEQISLREIARRVGVSAPAVYHHFPDKASLLAALARVGLTQLEEAAAAASDAAGGGQQGFFATGRAYVEFAVANPALFRLVMTLDPSLSQQSKGSADLMVNAARFAPEGADVQTYSLQCWSLVHGLAMLFLDGQVPFDRNLVASIVNVQSLLGVREAVPPT encoded by the coding sequence ATGCCCATAAAGACGTACCACCACGGAGACCTGCGCACAGCTCTCCTTGACGCCGGTCTTAAAATACTCAGCGCGGACCCTGTCGAGCAAATCTCGCTGCGCGAGATCGCGCGTCGCGTCGGGGTGAGCGCGCCGGCCGTCTATCACCACTTTCCGGACAAAGCGTCGCTTTTGGCGGCCCTCGCCCGCGTGGGCCTGACGCAGCTCGAGGAAGCCGCAGCGGCGGCTTCGGATGCTGCTGGCGGCGGACAGCAAGGCTTCTTCGCCACGGGTCGCGCGTACGTGGAGTTCGCCGTCGCCAATCCCGCGCTCTTCAGGCTCGTGATGACGCTCGACCCGTCGCTTAGCCAGCAGTCTAAGGGATCGGCAGACCTGATGGTCAACGCGGCTCGGTTCGCGCCCGAAGGAGCGGACGTGCAAACCTACTCCCTGCAGTGCTGGTCGCTCGTGCACGGACTGGCAATGCTGTTTCTTGACGGGCAGGTGCCGTTCGACCGAAATCTGGTGGCGTCCATCGTCAACGTGCAGAGCCTCCTCGGAGTTCGTGAGGCGGTGCCGCCGACCTGA
- a CDS encoding IS4 family transposase produces MNGQAAFSSDGVHSFVAELFGEDLHAKRVTSLANATVGTLRASSLAVSAIGHGLALAQGGLSRHAIKQVDRLLSNDGIDVDALMAGWVVYCLGSRTQIVVAMDWTEFDADGHSTLMVSLLTEHGRATPLLWLTVSKAELKERRNYYEYWVVTRLAELLPSAVKVLLVADRGFGDTKLYAVLRDELRFDYVIRFRGNIKVTAAGQSRPAKEWVGPSGRARLLREATVTAQDCPVGAVLCVHAKDMKEPWCLATSLITASAKTLIDLYSRRWGIECSFRDAKDWRFGMGMSATRISTPARRDRLWLIAALAIVLLTVLGAAGEAIGYDRHLRTSTTKRRVHSLFRQGVMYYQLMPTMPDVRLRPLISRFEHLIQKQQILKKTFGLI; encoded by the coding sequence ATGAATGGCCAGGCGGCGTTTTCTTCTGATGGGGTTCATTCGTTTGTCGCTGAACTTTTTGGTGAGGATCTGCACGCGAAGCGGGTGACATCGCTTGCAAATGCGACGGTCGGCACGCTGCGTGCGTCGTCGCTGGCGGTCAGTGCCATCGGGCACGGGCTCGCGCTGGCACAGGGTGGGCTATCGCGTCACGCGATCAAGCAGGTGGACCGGTTGCTGTCGAATGACGGGATCGATGTCGATGCGCTGATGGCCGGGTGGGTTGTGTATTGCCTTGGCAGTCGCACACAGATCGTCGTCGCGATGGACTGGACCGAGTTCGATGCCGACGGTCACTCGACCTTGATGGTGTCGTTGCTCACCGAGCATGGCCGGGCGACACCGTTGTTATGGCTGACAGTGAGCAAAGCGGAGCTAAAGGAGAGGCGCAACTACTATGAATACTGGGTCGTCACCCGCCTTGCCGAACTCCTGCCGAGCGCGGTGAAGGTGCTTCTGGTCGCAGACCGCGGCTTTGGCGATACCAAGCTGTACGCGGTGCTCCGCGATGAGTTGCGCTTCGATTACGTCATCCGATTTCGCGGCAACATCAAAGTGACGGCCGCAGGCCAGAGCCGTCCGGCGAAGGAATGGGTCGGCCCCTCGGGGCGCGCCAGGCTGCTGCGCGAGGCGACCGTCACTGCGCAGGACTGCCCGGTCGGGGCTGTGTTGTGCGTGCATGCCAAGGACATGAAAGAGCCATGGTGCCTTGCCACAAGCCTGATCACGGCGTCGGCAAAGACCCTGATCGACCTCTATTCCCGACGCTGGGGCATCGAGTGCTCGTTTCGGGATGCCAAAGACTGGCGGTTCGGGATGGGAATGTCGGCAACCCGTATCTCAACGCCAGCCCGGCGCGACAGGCTGTGGTTGATCGCCGCTCTTGCTATCGTGCTGCTGACCGTGCTCGGAGCCGCAGGCGAAGCCATCGGCTACGACCGGCATCTGCGAACCAGCACGACCAAGCGACGCGTGCACTCCCTGTTCCGGCAAGGCGTGATGTACTATCAACTGATGCCCACCATGCCCGACGTACGACTACGCCCCCTCATCAGCCGGTTCGAACACCTTATCCAGAAGCAACAGATCCTCAAAAAAACCTTCGGGCTAATCTGA
- a CDS encoding ArsR/SmtB family transcription factor produces MKAMQVMSALSQATRFDVYTRLVEAFPAGVASGDLAAATNSAPSAMSAHLAILARAGLVASEKVGKTVIYSAVTAPVAELSDLLVSKFTRNS; encoded by the coding sequence ATGAAGGCCATGCAGGTGATGTCCGCGCTCTCCCAGGCGACGCGCTTCGACGTCTACACCAGGCTGGTCGAAGCGTTTCCCGCGGGGGTTGCATCCGGGGACCTCGCCGCCGCGACGAATTCCGCGCCGAGCGCAATGAGTGCGCACCTGGCGATCCTCGCGCGCGCAGGGCTCGTCGCGTCCGAGAAGGTCGGCAAGACGGTGATCTACAGCGCCGTCACGGCACCTGTGGCCGAACTTTCCGATCTGCTGGTCTCCAAATTCACGCGAAACAGTTAA
- a CDS encoding IS256 family transposase yields the protein MTDPTNVVRFRQPDDVDDPLTDVLRAGARRLLAQAVELEAEAFLAAREDLRLPDGRPRLVRHGHGPQRQVQTGIGPVPVSRVKIRDRGAAEGGERVRFSSAILPRWARRTKSLDALLPVLYLRGVSTGDFQEALAALLGKDAPNLSPAVIGRLTAEWQVEYEHWQARDLSARRYVYVWADGVYLQARMEDHSECMLVLIGATPEGRKELVGFQVGVRESAQSWRELLVEVKRRGLTIAPEIAVGDGALGFWKALDEVWPSTRHQRCWVHKVANVLNKVPKSVQPSMKADLREIYSAPERAAAEKAIAVFAEKYDAKYAKAVECLTKDRERLLAFFDFPAEHWDHLRTSNPIESVFATVRHRTVRTKGALSPKTARLMVFKLVIAASRKWRRLKGENQLPKVVAGVRFRDGTEVIDSQSTRAA from the coding sequence ATGACCGACCCTACCAACGTTGTTCGATTTCGCCAGCCCGATGATGTCGACGATCCGTTGACCGATGTGCTGCGTGCCGGAGCTCGCCGCCTGCTTGCGCAGGCGGTGGAACTGGAGGCCGAGGCGTTCCTGGCGGCACGAGAGGATCTGCGGCTGCCGGACGGGCGGCCGCGCCTGGTGCGCCACGGCCATGGACCCCAGCGTCAGGTCCAGACCGGGATCGGGCCGGTGCCAGTGTCGCGCGTGAAGATCCGTGATCGCGGCGCGGCCGAGGGAGGGGAGCGTGTGCGCTTCTCGTCGGCGATCCTGCCGCGCTGGGCACGGCGAACGAAGAGCCTCGATGCGCTGCTGCCGGTGCTCTATCTGCGCGGGGTTTCTACCGGCGATTTCCAGGAGGCGCTCGCAGCGCTTCTCGGCAAGGACGCGCCCAACCTCTCGCCGGCGGTGATCGGTCGGCTCACCGCTGAATGGCAGGTCGAATACGAGCACTGGCAGGCGCGCGACCTATCTGCTCGCCGCTACGTGTATGTGTGGGCGGACGGCGTCTACCTGCAGGCGCGGATGGAGGACCATTCCGAGTGCATGCTGGTGCTGATCGGCGCCACGCCTGAGGGTAGGAAGGAGCTGGTCGGCTTCCAGGTGGGCGTCCGTGAAAGCGCCCAGAGCTGGCGCGAGTTGCTCGTCGAGGTGAAACGGCGCGGCCTGACGATCGCTCCCGAGATCGCGGTGGGCGATGGCGCGCTCGGCTTCTGGAAGGCGCTCGACGAAGTCTGGCCAAGCACGCGCCACCAGCGCTGCTGGGTGCACAAGGTCGCCAATGTACTGAACAAAGTGCCGAAGTCGGTGCAGCCCTCAATGAAAGCCGACCTGCGCGAGATATACAGCGCGCCTGAGCGCGCAGCGGCGGAGAAGGCGATCGCAGTCTTTGCCGAGAAATATGACGCGAAATACGCCAAGGCGGTCGAATGCCTGACCAAGGACCGCGAGAGGCTGCTAGCCTTCTTCGACTTCCCCGCCGAGCACTGGGACCATCTGCGAACCTCGAACCCAATCGAAAGCGTGTTTGCGACCGTGCGCCACAGGACGGTGCGCACCAAGGGCGCGCTGTCGCCGAAGACGGCACGCCTCATGGTCTTCAAGCTCGTCATCGCCGCATCCAGGAAATGGCGTCGGCTGAAGGGCGAGAACCAGTTGCCCAAAGTCGTCGCCGGTGTCAGGTTCCGTGACGGCACCGAAGTCATCGACAGCCAATCAACCCGCGCCGCCTGA
- a CDS encoding AAA family ATPase yields MIIRSLELANFRKFRDPLRIEGFTDGLNIVVEPNEMGKSTLLEALRAVFFIRYSTKNDLTRSFLPKGDDVAPRVAVGFEVKGEAWTLEKQFIRSPSVRLTGAGGRRDSEAAEDALQELLGFERGNNRSSDHETRGPLGMLWVEQASAFAVESPNRLVRDTVRGVLEAEVGAVTGGRRFDAIRGNVETAYLALRTAGNGKSKGELAAAEALVTSTAEARRQAETVFREYEQSLTELDTAKARLKIVQRDLVDPETAEERRKLVADQKVAETAALRSMAAEAEHGRADEVAKTAAARIERLDSVERRVDEAGIALGLKQTAKEEAQSALDTASDDEKSRRSTLNEARAARRIADDAVMAANERVREFSTAAAARRAIDARNALTGLEERERDLAVESKGAVEKGDLEKLATLERAAIEAQARFDAGTVKVEIDLAEGMDLRIDGEPSDISGADVLTVTRFEIVGAGTMTVTPPQGSGRSIDVELAAARDEVAAARQTLGVDSHPAGVARNERAAAATRELKALRAQIAAACPGDPTIGLGPGADALRAYVAELGDGVCGGSSPVDDVSGLERGSAEAKLAEATAMGRHEEARSALSKAETAMATAAAELASAIRESEAASENVRVAREVGDRAALDAALAEAQRERATKLEGWEKAREGSQAFNLEAIARRTENIDRSTVRAGQEQLELTAKIASLEASVVREGTSGPAGRVAETREQEEAATSKCERLRAEADKLELLRSTLTQAAKDASMTFLGPVTRRAAGYIGQLLPGCQLSFDDGLGLAGVTRAGIDETCGDLSKGTQEQLAILTRLAFADMLLDDGAPISLILDDPLVYSDDARLETMTDILQEASKRMQVILLTCRSKAFRHVAANRITLP; encoded by the coding sequence ATGATCATCAGGTCGCTCGAACTGGCCAACTTCCGCAAGTTCCGCGATCCGCTCCGGATCGAAGGCTTCACCGATGGTCTGAACATCGTCGTCGAGCCCAACGAGATGGGCAAGTCCACGCTTCTCGAAGCGCTGCGCGCGGTGTTCTTCATCCGCTATTCGACGAAGAATGACCTGACCCGATCCTTCCTGCCGAAGGGGGACGACGTCGCTCCGCGCGTCGCCGTCGGCTTTGAGGTGAAGGGGGAGGCCTGGACGCTCGAAAAGCAGTTTATTAGGTCGCCGAGCGTGCGGCTCACCGGAGCGGGCGGCCGCCGCGACAGCGAGGCGGCCGAGGACGCCCTGCAGGAGCTCCTCGGCTTCGAGCGTGGAAACAACAGGAGCAGCGACCACGAGACGCGAGGCCCGCTCGGCATGCTCTGGGTCGAGCAGGCCAGCGCGTTCGCGGTCGAAAGTCCGAACCGCCTGGTGCGCGACACCGTGCGCGGCGTGCTTGAGGCCGAAGTTGGCGCGGTCACGGGAGGCCGACGCTTCGACGCCATCCGAGGCAATGTCGAGACTGCGTACCTGGCATTGCGCACGGCGGGAAACGGTAAGTCGAAGGGAGAACTGGCGGCCGCCGAAGCCCTGGTGACGTCGACCGCCGAGGCGCGCCGACAGGCGGAGACCGTCTTCCGCGAGTACGAGCAGTCGCTGACCGAACTCGATACCGCAAAAGCGCGGCTGAAAATTGTCCAGCGCGATCTCGTCGATCCGGAAACGGCGGAGGAGCGACGCAAACTCGTGGCGGACCAGAAGGTCGCCGAAACGGCGGCATTGCGATCAATGGCCGCGGAGGCGGAGCACGGGCGAGCCGACGAGGTGGCGAAGACGGCGGCGGCGCGGATCGAGCGTCTCGACTCGGTCGAGCGTCGCGTGGACGAGGCCGGCATCGCTTTGGGTCTGAAACAGACCGCGAAGGAGGAAGCGCAGTCGGCGTTGGACACGGCGAGCGACGACGAGAAGTCCCGCAGATCGACCCTCAACGAGGCTCGCGCCGCACGACGGATCGCGGACGACGCGGTCATGGCCGCCAACGAACGCGTTCGCGAGTTCTCGACCGCCGCGGCCGCACGACGGGCGATCGACGCTCGCAACGCCCTCACTGGCCTCGAAGAGCGCGAGCGCGATCTCGCCGTCGAGTCCAAGGGGGCAGTCGAAAAAGGCGATCTCGAGAAACTGGCGACGCTGGAACGGGCCGCGATCGAGGCACAGGCCCGGTTCGATGCCGGGACGGTCAAGGTCGAGATCGACCTGGCCGAAGGGATGGATCTCAGGATCGACGGCGAGCCGAGCGACATCTCGGGCGCCGACGTTCTGACCGTCACCCGCTTCGAGATCGTCGGAGCCGGCACCATGACAGTGACGCCGCCGCAGGGCTCGGGGCGGTCCATCGACGTCGAACTGGCGGCTGCCCGTGACGAAGTGGCCGCAGCCCGCCAAACGCTTGGGGTGGATTCGCACCCCGCAGGCGTCGCCAGGAACGAGCGGGCCGCCGCCGCGACGCGCGAGCTGAAAGCCCTTCGGGCTCAGATCGCTGCGGCCTGTCCGGGCGATCCCACGATCGGTCTTGGTCCGGGAGCCGATGCGCTGCGCGCCTATGTCGCCGAGTTGGGTGACGGGGTCTGCGGCGGAAGTTCACCGGTGGACGACGTCTCGGGACTCGAGAGGGGATCGGCGGAAGCCAAGCTCGCGGAGGCGACCGCGATGGGGCGGCACGAGGAAGCGCGCTCGGCGCTGTCGAAGGCCGAGACCGCGATGGCGACCGCGGCCGCCGAGCTCGCCTCGGCGATACGAGAGTCCGAGGCGGCTTCGGAGAATGTCCGGGTCGCCCGCGAGGTTGGAGACCGGGCGGCGCTGGACGCCGCGCTCGCCGAAGCGCAGCGCGAGCGCGCGACGAAGTTGGAGGGATGGGAGAAGGCCCGCGAGGGATCGCAGGCGTTCAATCTAGAAGCGATCGCGCGACGCACCGAGAACATCGACCGCTCGACCGTTCGCGCCGGACAGGAACAGCTCGAACTTACGGCGAAGATCGCTTCGCTCGAGGCTTCAGTGGTCCGGGAAGGGACCTCCGGGCCGGCCGGTCGCGTCGCCGAAACGCGCGAGCAGGAAGAGGCCGCGACCTCGAAATGCGAACGGCTGCGGGCGGAGGCGGATAAGTTGGAGCTACTGCGTTCCACGCTGACGCAGGCCGCGAAAGACGCTTCAATGACGTTCCTCGGCCCGGTCACCAGGCGGGCGGCGGGATACATCGGGCAGCTGCTGCCGGGATGCCAACTGTCGTTCGACGACGGGCTTGGCCTGGCGGGCGTGACCCGGGCGGGCATCGACGAGACGTGTGGGGACCTCAGCAAAGGCACTCAGGAACAGCTCGCCATCCTGACGCGCCTGGCGTTCGCGGACATGCTGCTGGACGACGGGGCGCCGATCTCGCTGATCCTCGACGATCCGCTCGTGTATTCGGACGACGCACGCCTGGAGACGATGACCGACATCCTCCAGGAGGCGTCGAAACGGATGCAGGTCATCCTGCTGACCTGCCGCTCGAAGGCGTTCCGGCATGTCGCTGCCAATCGGATCACCCTACCATGA
- a CDS encoding IS110 family transposase, producing the protein MTDVAKYIGLDVHKATIAVAVAEGERGGEVRFVGTVANDDDEIRKLVKRLATPGATLSFCYEAGPCGYGLQRLLIKLGQPCIVIAPSMMPRRPGDHVKTDRRDAMTLARLLRAGELTAIWVPDEAHEAVRDLIRARRSAQDDATAAKQTVRSFLLRHDRRFGGRSAWTKMYWRWLSEQRFDYPHQQLAFEELQKRVLEAQARVIRLESALGEAVATWHFAPLVRGLQALRGIKLVSAATLVAEIGDLTRFDNPKQLMAYVGLVPSEHSSGARTHRGRITRAGNAQARTTLVEASWSYRLPAREERRYRERVADLPEEVQAIGWKAQVRLCQRFRRLSATGKPQPKVTTAIARELVGYAWDIARRMAPAKAN; encoded by the coding sequence ATGACGGATGTGGCGAAGTATATCGGGCTGGATGTGCATAAGGCGACCATCGCGGTCGCGGTTGCCGAGGGCGAACGCGGGGGTGAGGTCCGCTTCGTGGGCACCGTAGCCAACGATGACGATGAGATCAGGAAACTGGTCAAACGACTGGCAACACCAGGCGCGACGCTGAGCTTCTGCTACGAGGCTGGTCCTTGCGGCTACGGGTTACAACGTTTGCTGATCAAGCTGGGGCAGCCGTGCATCGTGATCGCGCCGTCGATGATGCCGAGGCGGCCGGGCGACCACGTAAAGACGGATCGGCGAGATGCGATGACGTTAGCACGCCTGTTGCGGGCGGGGGAACTGACGGCGATCTGGGTACCGGATGAGGCACATGAGGCGGTGCGTGACCTGATCCGCGCCCGGCGTAGTGCGCAGGACGATGCGACCGCAGCCAAACAGACTGTCCGCAGCTTCCTCCTTCGACACGATCGTCGTTTCGGAGGACGGTCTGCATGGACGAAGATGTATTGGCGATGGCTATCCGAACAGCGCTTTGATTATCCGCATCAGCAGCTGGCGTTTGAGGAGCTTCAGAAGCGGGTTTTAGAGGCTCAGGCCCGTGTCATCCGTCTCGAGTCAGCGCTTGGCGAGGCGGTGGCGACATGGCATTTCGCCCCGCTGGTGCGCGGACTTCAAGCCCTGCGTGGCATCAAGCTGGTCAGCGCTGCCACGCTGGTGGCCGAAATCGGCGACCTCACTCGTTTTGATAATCCCAAGCAGCTGATGGCGTATGTCGGCCTTGTCCCGTCCGAGCACTCCAGTGGCGCGCGCACCCATCGCGGCCGCATCACCCGAGCGGGGAACGCGCAGGCACGCACCACGCTCGTGGAAGCGAGCTGGTCCTATCGGCTGCCGGCGCGTGAGGAACGGCGTTACCGGGAACGCGTCGCCGATCTGCCGGAGGAGGTTCAAGCTATCGGCTGGAAAGCGCAGGTGCGACTATGTCAGCGTTTCCGTCGATTGTCGGCAACCGGCAAGCCGCAGCCCAAGGTAACGACCGCGATCGCGCGCGAACTGGTCGGCTATGCCTGGGATATCGCACGCCGGATGGCGCCTGCGAAGGCCAACTGA
- a CDS encoding 3'-5' exonuclease — translation MSNQLAVDRDAAVEDGVVRVLHPLRLREGSTGEGDGTGSYVGVGIDVETTGLDATTGRIIELALRRFRYDRNGVITDIDEAHEWREDPGEPLTPEIQALTGITDADLEGREIDEEAATRLLRSASFVVAHNGSFDRRWVENRLPGARGLNWCCSMSQVDWKARNFDGKILGYLLVQAGYYHCGHRASADVDAMIEILRHRDADDRTALAEMIERGARPGWIVRAKGADFGVKDLLKGRGYRWSADDQVWWREIEDARLVEEQFWLAGHVYSMNANPKAICPDLERVTSRTRFL, via the coding sequence ATGAGCAATCAGCTTGCAGTCGACCGCGACGCCGCGGTCGAGGACGGAGTCGTGCGCGTCCTCCACCCGCTCAGGTTGCGCGAGGGTTCGACCGGCGAAGGCGACGGCACGGGCTCGTACGTGGGCGTAGGCATCGACGTCGAGACGACGGGCCTCGACGCGACCACGGGTAGGATCATCGAGCTCGCGCTGCGACGTTTCCGGTACGACCGCAACGGTGTCATCACGGACATCGACGAGGCACACGAGTGGCGCGAGGATCCGGGTGAGCCGCTCACGCCCGAAATACAGGCACTCACCGGGATCACCGACGCCGACCTCGAGGGTCGCGAGATCGATGAGGAGGCGGCGACCCGACTGCTCCGCTCGGCCAGCTTCGTCGTGGCGCACAATGGTAGTTTTGATCGCCGCTGGGTGGAGAACCGCCTGCCCGGCGCTCGGGGCCTGAACTGGTGCTGCTCGATGTCCCAGGTCGATTGGAAGGCCAGAAACTTCGACGGCAAGATCCTCGGATACCTGCTCGTCCAGGCCGGCTACTACCACTGCGGTCACCGCGCGTCCGCAGACGTCGACGCGATGATCGAGATCCTTCGCCACCGGGACGCCGACGATCGCACCGCGCTCGCCGAGATGATCGAACGCGGCGCGCGGCCGGGCTGGATCGTCCGAGCCAAGGGCGCCGACTTCGGCGTCAAGGATCTGCTCAAGGGGCGCGGCTACCGCTGGTCCGCCGACGACCAGGTGTGGTGGCGTGAGATCGAGGACGCCCGCCTCGTCGAGGAGCAGTTCTGGCTGGCGGGCCACGTCTACTCGATGAACGCCAATCCGAAGGCGATATGCCCGGATCTCGAACGGGTGACGTCGCGGACGCGCTTCCTGTGA
- a CDS encoding antitoxin Xre/MbcA/ParS toxin-binding domain-containing protein, producing MADENAIEMRAMISRWDATRQRWGLEDCEEAGLLGHDALVSPMTGLANWGAPKMEQRMRLLIDLAAALDALLVDETRVREWLHRPRRSVGSHTPIEAMSTSVEWIRAFRNAAREFVA from the coding sequence ATGGCCGACGAGAACGCGATCGAGATGCGCGCGATGATTTCGCGTTGGGACGCAACGCGCCAGCGTTGGGGGCTGGAAGACTGCGAGGAGGCCGGGCTGCTCGGTCATGACGCACTTGTCAGTCCCATGACCGGGCTTGCGAACTGGGGTGCGCCGAAGATGGAGCAGCGCATGCGGCTGCTGATCGACTTGGCCGCGGCGCTCGACGCGCTTCTGGTCGACGAGACGCGGGTGAGGGAATGGCTGCACCGCCCCCGGCGCTCAGTCGGGAGTCACACCCCGATCGAGGCGATGTCCACGTCGGTCGAGTGGATCCGCGCATTCCGCAACGCCGCGCGCGAGTTTGTGGCATGA